A genome region from Bacteroidia bacterium includes the following:
- a CDS encoding helix-turn-helix domain-containing protein yields MLRDEVRQALREFGQNPVKEHSENDLLNIQEVAQKLNLAVSSIYGLVHRRQIPYIKRGKKLIFENSQVEEWLKNGRQKTIYDTEKQANEFLYKKRSP; encoded by the coding sequence ATGCTTCGGGACGAAGTGCGGCAGGCACTCAGGGAATTTGGTCAGAATCCCGTCAAAGAACATTCAGAAAATGACTTGTTAAATATTCAGGAAGTAGCACAGAAACTTAATCTTGCTGTTTCAAGTATTTACGGACTGGTTCACCGAAGACAGATACCTTACATAAAAAGAGGTAAAAAACTCATTTTTGAAAATTCTCAGGTAGAAGAATGGTTAAAAAACGGTAGGCAGAAAACCATTTACGATACCGAAAAACAAGCCAATGAATTCCTGTACAAAAAAAGATCACCTTGA